A single genomic interval of Methylobacterium bullatum harbors:
- the fdxA_1 gene encoding Ferredoxin-2, with protein MTYVVTDNCIKCKYMDCVEVCPVDCFYEGENMLVIHPDECIDCGVCEPECPAEAIKPDTEPSLETWLKLNADYARSWPNITQKKDAPSDAKDWDGVAGKLEAHFSASPGTGD; from the coding sequence ATGACCTACGTCGTCACCGACAATTGCATCAAGTGCAAGTACATGGACTGCGTGGAAGTCTGCCCCGTGGATTGCTTCTACGAGGGCGAGAACATGCTCGTCATCCACCCCGACGAGTGCATCGATTGCGGCGTCTGCGAGCCGGAATGCCCCGCCGAGGCGATCAAGCCCGACACTGAGCCGAGCCTGGAGACCTGGCTGAAGCTCAACGCCGATTACGCGCGGAGCTGGCCCAACATCACGCAGAAGAAGGACGCCCCGTCCGACGCCAAGGACTGGGACGGCGTCGCCGGCAAGCTCGAGGCGCATTTCTCGGCCTCCCCCGGCACCGGCGACTGA
- the carD gene encoding RNA polymerase-binding transcription factor CarD: MTTAKKTTAGRQGFKTGEAVVYPAHGVGRITAIEEQEIAGYKLELFVVSFEKDKMVLRVPTAKANSVGMRKLAEPELVKKALDVLTGRARIKRTMWSRRAQEYEAKINSGDLLSVTEVVRDLYRSEAQPEQSYSERQLYEAALDRVLREISSVNKITETEALKLIEQSLAKSPRRAKGEAEAEGDAEAEGDGDEIREEAA, from the coding sequence ATGACCACAGCCAAGAAGACGACGGCAGGCCGCCAAGGCTTCAAGACCGGCGAAGCGGTGGTGTACCCAGCTCATGGCGTCGGCCGCATCACTGCGATCGAGGAGCAGGAGATCGCCGGCTACAAGCTCGAACTGTTCGTCGTCTCGTTCGAGAAGGACAAGATGGTCCTGCGCGTGCCCACCGCCAAGGCCAACAGCGTCGGCATGCGCAAGCTCGCCGAGCCGGAACTCGTCAAGAAGGCCCTCGACGTGCTCACCGGCCGCGCCCGGATCAAGCGCACCATGTGGTCGCGCCGCGCCCAGGAATACGAGGCCAAGATCAATTCCGGCGACCTGCTGTCGGTGACCGAGGTGGTCCGCGACCTCTACCGTTCGGAGGCCCAGCCCGAGCAATCCTACAGCGAGCGTCAGCTCTATGAGGCCGCCCTCGACCGCGTGCTGCGCGAGATCTCGTCGGTGAACAAGATCACCGAGACGGAGGCGCTCAAGCTGATCGAGCAGAGCCTCGCCAAGTCGCCCCGCCGTGCCAAGGGTGAGGCGGAAGCCGAGGGCGATGCCGAGGCAGAAGGTGACGGCGACGAGATCCGGGAAGAGGCCGCCTGA
- the rpoH_2 gene encoding RNA polymerase sigma factor RpoH, which yields MADIAGIRRQFIRTAMEAPFLARDEERGLAVRWKDERDEHALHRLISAHMRLVIAIAGRFRHYGLPMADLVQEGHVGLMEAAARFEPEREVRFSTYATWWIRASIQDYILRNWSIVRGGTSSAQKALFFNLRRLRAKLMQSTEEHVGDEIHRRIATAIGVSREDVALMDARLSGPDMSLNAPVGEESEASSERMDFLVDGSDLPDETVSASVDGERRLTWLNEALTVLSERELRILRERRLTEDQATLEALGRRLGISKERVRQIENRALEKLRRALAERFPQTAGNVYV from the coding sequence ATGGCGGACATCGCGGGGATACGGCGACAGTTCATTCGTACGGCCATGGAGGCGCCTTTCCTGGCGCGAGACGAGGAACGTGGCCTCGCCGTTCGCTGGAAGGACGAGCGCGACGAACACGCGCTCCACCGCCTGATCTCCGCCCATATGCGCCTCGTCATCGCCATCGCGGGACGCTTCCGGCATTACGGCCTGCCCATGGCCGACCTCGTCCAAGAGGGGCATGTGGGCTTGATGGAAGCGGCGGCGCGGTTCGAGCCGGAGCGGGAAGTCCGCTTCTCCACCTATGCCACGTGGTGGATCAGGGCCTCGATCCAGGATTACATCCTGCGCAACTGGTCCATCGTCCGCGGCGGCACCAGTTCGGCCCAGAAGGCCCTGTTCTTCAACCTGCGTCGTCTTCGCGCCAAACTGATGCAATCCACCGAGGAGCATGTGGGCGACGAGATCCATCGCCGCATCGCCACCGCCATCGGCGTGTCGCGCGAGGACGTGGCCCTGATGGATGCGCGCCTGTCCGGACCGGACATGTCCCTGAACGCTCCCGTGGGCGAGGAGAGCGAGGCCTCCTCCGAGCGGATGGATTTCCTCGTGGACGGGTCCGACCTGCCCGACGAGACGGTCTCGGCCTCGGTGGATGGCGAGCGCCGGCTCACCTGGCTCAACGAGGCGCTCACCGTGCTGTCCGAGCGCGAATTGCGCATCCTGCGCGAGCGGAGACTCACGGAGGATCAGGCGACCTTGGAAGCGCTCGGCCGCCGCCTCGGCATCTCGAAGGAGCGGGTCCGGCAGATCGAGAACCGCGCCCTGGAAAAGCTCCGGCGTGCCCTGGCCGAGCGTTTCCCACAGACCGCCGGCAACGTGTACGTCTGA
- the sfp gene encoding 4'-phosphopantetheinyl transferase sfp, translating to MGTGTPDRDSYVTVWDVDLTPALDHRSKCRDLLSDDEIARASRFVRDGDRWRFEASHAALRLVLGERLGSDPRGLVFGAAPSGKPYLAGEQAGSCRFSLSHSGSRALIGLSSSAEIGVDVEEIRPMPDLLRIARAHFARREIAALETLPPRDLTAAFFACWTRKEAVAKATGQGLSLRLDSFAVSVTPDRAELLTMPAGTKAWSLHALSTAPGHAAAVAVMATGIACVRRTLAPDWAARPGAISQQGP from the coding sequence ATGGGCACCGGGACGCCGGATCGCGATTCTTACGTCACGGTCTGGGACGTCGATCTCACCCCGGCCCTCGACCATCGGTCGAAGTGCCGGGACCTTCTCTCCGACGACGAGATCGCGCGCGCCTCCCGGTTCGTCCGCGATGGGGATCGCTGGCGGTTCGAGGCGAGCCATGCGGCCCTGCGCCTCGTGCTCGGGGAACGGCTCGGATCGGACCCGCGCGGCCTCGTCTTCGGCGCGGCGCCCTCCGGCAAACCGTATCTCGCGGGGGAGCAGGCCGGATCGTGCCGCTTCAGCCTGTCCCATTCCGGCAGCCGCGCCCTGATCGGGCTTTCCTCCTCCGCGGAGATCGGCGTCGACGTGGAAGAGATACGCCCAATGCCCGATCTGCTGCGCATCGCGCGGGCGCATTTCGCCAGACGGGAAATCGCCGCCCTCGAAACCCTCCCGCCACGCGACCTCACGGCGGCGTTCTTCGCCTGCTGGACGCGCAAGGAGGCCGTGGCCAAGGCCACCGGCCAGGGCCTCTCCCTGCGCCTCGACAGCTTTGCCGTCTCCGTCACGCCGGACAGGGCGGAGTTGCTGACGATGCCGGCCGGGACGAAGGCCTGGAGCCTGCACGCCCTCTCCACGGCACCGGGCCATGCCGCCGCCGTTGCCGTCATGGCGACGGGGATCGCCTGCGTCCGCCGCACCCTCGCCCCCGATTGGGCCGCCCGTCCCGGCGCCATATCGCAACAAGGGCCATGA